A stretch of Helicobacter pylori DNA encodes these proteins:
- the lepA gene encoding translation elongation factor 4 gives MKNIRNFSIIAHIDHGKSTLADCLISECNAISNREMTSQVMDTMDIEKERGITIKAQSVRLNYTFKGEDYVLNLIDTPGHVDFSYEVSRSLCSCEGALLVVDATQGVEAQTIANVYIALDNNLEILPVINKIDLPNANVLEVKQDIEDTIGIDCSNANEVSAKAKLGIKDLLEKIITTIPAPSGDPNAPLKALIYDSWFDNYLGALALVRIMDGSINTEQEILVMGTGKKHGVLGLYYPNPLKKIPTKSLECGEIGIVSLGLKSVTDIAVGDTLTDAKNPTPKPIEGFMPAKPFVFAGLYPIETDRFEDLREALLKLQLNDCALNFEPESSVALGFGFRVGFLGLLHMEVIKERLEREFGLNLIATAPTVVYEVHLTDNIIKYVQNPSELPPENHIACIKEPFVRATIITPSEFLGNLMQLLNNKRGIQEKMEYLNQSRVMLTYSLPSNEIVMDFYDKLKSCTKGYASFDYEPIENREAHLVKLDVRVAGDVVDALSIIIDKNKAYEKGRALVETMKELIPRQLFEVAIQASVGNKIIARETIKSVGKNVTAKCYGGDITRKRKLLEKQKEGKKRMKAIGKVELPQEAFLAILKID, from the coding sequence ATGAAAAATATCCGCAATTTTTCCATTATCGCTCACATTGACCATGGTAAAAGCACTTTAGCGGATTGTTTGATTTCTGAATGCAACGCTATCAGCAACAGAGAAATGACGAGCCAAGTGATGGACACTATGGATATTGAAAAAGAAAGGGGCATTACGATTAAGGCTCAAAGCGTGCGCTTAAATTACACTTTTAAGGGGGAGGATTATGTGTTAAACCTCATTGACACCCCAGGGCATGTGGATTTTAGTTATGAAGTGTCGCGCTCTTTGTGTTCGTGCGAAGGGGCGTTATTGGTGGTGGATGCCACTCAAGGCGTGGAAGCGCAAACCATTGCGAATGTTTATATCGCTTTAGATAACAATTTAGAAATTTTACCGGTGATCAATAAAATTGATTTGCCGAATGCGAATGTTTTAGAGGTCAAACAGGATATAGAAGACACGATAGGGATTGATTGCTCTAATGCTAATGAAGTGAGCGCTAAAGCTAAGCTTGGCATTAAAGATTTGTTAGAAAAAATCATTACAACCATTCCTGCCCCTAGCGGTGATCCTAACGCTCCCTTAAAAGCGCTCATTTATGATTCATGGTTTGACAATTATTTAGGGGCGCTAGCGTTGGTGCGTATCATGGATGGGAGCATCAACACTGAGCAAGAAATTTTAGTGATGGGAACGGGTAAAAAACATGGCGTTTTAGGGCTATACTACCCTAACCCTTTGAAAAAAATCCCTACTAAAAGTTTAGAATGCGGCGAGATTGGCATTGTGAGTTTGGGGCTAAAAAGCGTTACGGATATTGCGGTGGGTGATACGCTCACAGACGCTAAAAACCCTACCCCTAAACCCATTGAAGGCTTTATGCCGGCTAAACCCTTTGTTTTTGCGGGGCTTTACCCTATAGAAACGGACCGGTTTGAAGATTTAAGGGAAGCGTTATTGAAACTCCAGCTTAACGATTGCGCTTTAAATTTTGAGCCTGAAAGCTCTGTGGCGCTTGGCTTTGGCTTTAGGGTGGGCTTTTTAGGGCTATTGCACATGGAAGTGATTAAAGAAAGGCTGGAGAGGGAATTTGGCCTTAACCTCATCGCTACCGCTCCCACGGTGGTGTATGAAGTGCATTTGACGGATAATATCATCAAATACGTCCAAAACCCTAGCGAATTGCCCCCTGAAAACCATATCGCTTGCATCAAAGAGCCTTTTGTGAGAGCGACGATCATCACGCCGAGTGAATTTTTGGGTAATTTAATGCAGTTATTGAACAATAAAAGAGGCATTCAAGAAAAAATGGAATATTTGAACCAATCTCGTGTCATGCTCACTTATTCCTTGCCGAGCAACGAAATTGTGATGGATTTTTATGACAAGCTCAAATCTTGCACTAAAGGGTATGCGAGCTTTGATTATGAGCCGATAGAAAACAGAGAGGCCCATTTAGTGAAGTTGGATGTGAGAGTGGCAGGCGATGTGGTGGATGCGCTTTCTATCATCATAGATAAAAACAAGGCGTATGAAAAGGGGCGAGCTTTAGTGGAAACGATGAAAGAGCTTATCCCAAGACAGCTTTTTGAAGTCGCTATCCAAGCGAGCGTGGGGAATAAGATCATCGCCAGAGAGACGATTAAATCTGTCGGTAAGAATGTAACGGCTAAGTGCTATGGGGGCGATATTACACGAAAAAGAAAACTCTTAGAAAAGCAA